A region from the Bacillus sp. 2205SS5-2 genome encodes:
- a CDS encoding polysaccharide deacetylase family protein: MKRFLLMMISLSVIYLFISTDKTTTKVAHTHSTTHPLLIKKSIKSTREDFFQSSAASLLPPLLEASYPAPTEWGLDVTGVKNSLSTEQKVVALTFDACGSTTGNGYDEELMTYLIQENIPATLFLNQRWIQANQEIFTSLAEHPLFEIENHGTHHRPLSTAGQSAYGIPGTNSPEEVLEEVMSNHRYIAELTGREPKFFRSGTAHYDEVAVGLLGALGLQVVNFDLNGDAGATFSSQQVENSLLQAQPGSIAILHMNQPESETAEGIQLAVPKLRDQNYTFVKLEDYPLQ; the protein is encoded by the coding sequence ATGAAACGTTTTCTACTAATGATGATTTCTCTCTCAGTCATTTACTTATTTATATCCACCGATAAGACTACGACCAAAGTCGCTCACACTCATTCAACCACTCATCCTCTTCTAATCAAAAAATCGATTAAATCCACTAGAGAAGATTTTTTTCAATCGTCTGCCGCTTCTTTGTTGCCTCCATTGTTAGAAGCCTCTTATCCTGCTCCAACCGAATGGGGACTAGATGTGACCGGTGTGAAAAATTCACTCTCGACAGAGCAAAAAGTAGTGGCGCTTACCTTTGACGCCTGTGGGTCTACTACTGGAAATGGTTATGATGAAGAGCTAATGACTTATTTAATTCAAGAAAACATACCTGCAACCCTCTTTTTAAATCAACGCTGGATACAAGCCAATCAAGAAATTTTCACAAGTCTTGCCGAGCACCCTTTATTTGAAATTGAGAATCACGGAACACACCACCGACCTCTAAGCACTGCGGGTCAATCAGCATACGGTATTCCCGGAACGAACAGCCCTGAGGAAGTACTAGAAGAAGTGATGTCCAACCACCGCTATATTGCTGAACTAACTGGGAGGGAACCGAAATTCTTCCGTTCAGGCACTGCTCATTATGATGAAGTAGCCGTTGGATTATTAGGGGCACTGGGCCTACAGGTTGTGAATTTCGATTTGAACGGAGATGCAGGTGCTACATTCTCCTCTCAACAAGTAGAAAACTCACTCTTACAAGCTCAGCCTGGTTCAATTGCGATTCTCCATATGAATCAACCTGAATCTGAGACAGCCGAAGGGATCCAGCTCGCAGTACCCAAGTTACGAGACCAGAACTATACTTTTGTAAAATTAGAGGATTATCCCTTGCAATAA
- a CDS encoding ABC transporter ATP-binding protein, with amino-acid sequence MIQLMNVTKHFEKQEAVKDVTLSVKKGTIYGLLGSNGAGKTTLLKMLAGIYRPSTGSVLVKEQAVFENTTIKENMIYIPDTIYFLPLATVEQMASYYQNIYPTWNEERYRSLESVFSITRKQKVHRLSKGMQRQVAFWLALSCMPELLILDEPIDGLDPVMRQKIKNLLFQDVAEREMTIIISSHNLREIEDLCDHVGIMHKGQLLIEKEIDELKADTHKIQVAFRHKDHRTKILANCSVLHQEQRGSVSLFIIRGEADAISAAFTALDPLVFDLLPLTLEEIFIYEMGDHGYEINNILL; translated from the coding sequence ATGATTCAACTCATGAATGTCACTAAACATTTTGAAAAACAAGAAGCCGTAAAAGACGTTACCCTTTCTGTGAAAAAAGGAACGATTTATGGATTACTCGGCTCAAATGGTGCGGGGAAAACAACTCTACTCAAAATGCTAGCCGGCATTTATCGTCCGTCAACAGGCAGTGTTCTTGTAAAGGAACAAGCGGTTTTTGAAAATACTACGATTAAGGAGAACATGATCTATATTCCTGACACAATCTATTTCCTTCCACTTGCTACCGTTGAACAAATGGCAAGCTATTACCAAAATATCTATCCAACTTGGAATGAAGAGCGTTACCGCAGCCTAGAGTCTGTTTTTTCAATAACGCGGAAGCAAAAAGTTCACCGACTCTCAAAAGGGATGCAGCGACAAGTTGCTTTTTGGCTCGCTCTCTCTTGTATGCCTGAGTTACTTATTTTAGATGAGCCCATTGATGGGCTAGATCCTGTCATGAGACAAAAAATTAAAAATTTATTATTTCAGGATGTTGCCGAACGAGAAATGACCATTATTATCTCTTCCCATAACTTGCGAGAAATTGAAGATTTATGCGATCATGTCGGGATTATGCACAAAGGTCAACTTTTGATTGAAAAAGAAATAGACGAGCTAAAGGCCGATACCCATAAAATTCAAGTGGCCTTTCGACATAAAGACCATAGAACAAAAATTCTCGCAAACTGTTCCGTCCTTCACCAAGAGCAGCGCGGAAGTGTTTCTCTCTTTATTATCAGAGGAGAAGCAGATGCCATCTCAGCAGCATTTACTGCCCTTGATCCACTTGTATTTGATTTATTACCGCTAACTTTAGAAGAAATATTTATTTATGAAATGGGGGATCACGGCTATGAAATCAACAATATCCTTCTTTAA
- a CDS encoding SDR family NAD(P)-dependent oxidoreductase → MTILITGAAGFIGFHVTKRLLQQGYDVIGIDNFDPYYSVELKKDRLNQLQHPHFMFEKVDIEQEQEVLDIFAKYKPQKVLHLAGQAGVRYSLENPKAYISANISGFFHILNACKSSQIEHFLYASSSSIYGESEKQPFSIQDRVDQPVSLYAATKKSNELMAYSYSHVYGLRTTGLRFFTVYGPWGRPDMAYYSFTEKIIGGKPISLYNHGDMRRDFTYIDDVVQAVVALLSKVYKEEDAPYSIFNIGSHSPEKLGDFVSLLEDLTGKEAHIEYKEMQPGDVKETYADITELQAEIDFAPSTSLLEGLTSFVKWYKMYHS, encoded by the coding sequence ATGACTATCCTTATAACGGGAGCAGCAGGATTCATCGGTTTTCATGTAACAAAAAGATTGCTTCAACAAGGCTATGATGTGATTGGAATAGATAATTTTGATCCGTATTATAGCGTGGAATTAAAAAAAGACCGTTTAAACCAACTTCAACATCCCCATTTTATGTTTGAAAAGGTGGATATTGAACAGGAACAAGAAGTACTCGACATTTTTGCGAAATATAAGCCACAAAAAGTTCTTCATTTGGCCGGACAAGCAGGTGTACGATACAGTTTAGAAAATCCGAAAGCCTATATTTCTGCCAATATTTCTGGATTTTTTCATATACTAAACGCCTGCAAAAGTTCTCAAATTGAGCATTTCTTATACGCTTCGTCTAGTTCAATTTATGGAGAAAGTGAGAAGCAACCTTTCTCCATCCAAGATCGTGTCGATCAGCCAGTCAGCTTGTACGCTGCTACAAAAAAATCAAATGAACTGATGGCCTATTCCTATAGTCATGTTTATGGGCTCCGGACTACAGGTCTGCGTTTTTTCACGGTCTATGGCCCGTGGGGAAGACCCGATATGGCGTATTATTCATTTACGGAAAAAATCATAGGCGGAAAGCCAATCTCTCTTTACAATCATGGAGATATGCGGAGGGATTTTACGTATATTGACGATGTCGTTCAAGCTGTCGTTGCTCTCCTATCCAAAGTATATAAAGAAGAAGACGCTCCCTATTCTATTTTTAACATTGGCAGTCATTCCCCAGAGAAATTAGGGGATTTTGTGTCTCTCTTAGAAGACCTCACAGGGAAGGAAGCTCACATTGAATATAAAGAAATGCAGCCTGGGGACGTAAAGGAAACGTATGCAGATATTACGGAGCTCCAAGCGGAAATTGATTTTGCCCCGTCCACCTCACTACTTGAAGGGCTGACGTCTTTTGTTAAGTGGTATAAAATGTATCATTCATAA
- a CDS encoding GntR family transcriptional regulator gives MFDIDIRSRKPIYEQLVDKIKEFIISGVLTPDEKLPSVRHLSKELTVNPNTIQKAYRELEREGYLYSQPGKGSFVAPLPDSLQQRKLQLVKKELLKLISEAIFLGLTEIELLEIYTTVISSHPKGEQL, from the coding sequence ATGTTTGACATTGATATTAGAAGTAGGAAACCGATTTATGAACAGCTTGTCGATAAAATAAAGGAGTTTATTATTAGCGGCGTACTAACCCCAGATGAAAAGCTCCCCTCAGTCCGCCATCTATCAAAGGAACTAACCGTCAATCCCAACACAATTCAAAAAGCATACAGAGAATTAGAGCGAGAAGGATACCTTTATTCGCAGCCTGGAAAAGGAAGTTTTGTCGCTCCTTTACCCGATTCCTTGCAACAAAGAAAGCTTCAACTCGTAAAAAAAGAGCTTCTGAAATTAATAAGCGAAGCCATTTTCCTCGGTCTAACAGAAATTGAGTTATTGGAAATATATACAACAGTGATAAGCTCACATCCAAAGGGGGAACAGTTATGA
- a CDS encoding CHY zinc finger protein, whose protein sequence is MNSNVTVKGIEMDEQTRCCHYSSELDIIALKFKCCQTYFPCYQCHEELTGHVPILWGKQEKQTKAILCGSCWNELTIEAYQSCQERCPNCRARFNPGCANHYHLYFD, encoded by the coding sequence ATGAATTCAAACGTGACAGTCAAAGGAATCGAAATGGATGAACAAACAAGATGCTGTCATTATTCATCTGAACTAGATATTATCGCGCTAAAATTTAAGTGCTGTCAGACTTATTTTCCTTGCTATCAATGTCATGAGGAGTTGACCGGCCACGTTCCGATTCTCTGGGGGAAACAAGAGAAACAAACGAAAGCTATTTTGTGTGGCTCTTGTTGGAACGAGCTGACGATTGAAGCCTACCAAAGCTGCCAAGAGCGGTGTCCAAATTGTCGAGCGCGCTTTAATCCGGGCTGTGCGAATCATTATCATCTATATTTTGACTGA